A window of Citrus sinensis cultivar Valencia sweet orange chromosome 7, DVS_A1.0, whole genome shotgun sequence contains these coding sequences:
- the LOC102611709 gene encoding peroxisomal (S)-2-hydroxyacid oxidase GLO4-like isoform X1 produces the protein MLLDFDSAPDSLLFQMAAEPVNLNEFQELARLALPKMYYDFYAGGAEDEHTLKENVEAFHRITFRPRILVDVSRIDLSTTILDYKISAPIIIAPTALHKLANPEGEVATARAAASCNTIMVLSFTSSSTIEEVAASSNAVRFYQLYVFKKRDITATLVQRAERNGFKALVLTVDTPRLGRREADIKNKMITPPLKNLEGLLSTKVSSDTGSNFEADANETMDASLSWKDLEWLRSITNLPILIKGILTREDAIKAVEVGVAGIIVSNHGARQLDYSPATISALEEVVHAVKGRVPILMDGGVRRGTDVFKALALGAQAVLIGRPVVYGLAAKGEYGVRRVIEMLKDEFELTMALTGCPSVKHITRKHVRTEHERIHSML, from the exons ATGCTTCTTGACTTTGACTCTGCCCCCGACTCACTGTT GTTTCAAATGGCAGCTGAACCTGTTAATTTGAATGAGTTCCAAGAATTGGCAAGGCTGGCCCTTCCAAAAATGTATTATGATTTCTACGCTGGTGGAGCAGAAGATGAACATACCCTAAAAGAGAATGTGGAAGCCTTTCATAGAATTAC GTTTCGGCCAAGAATTCTTGTCGATGTCAGCAGAATAGATTTATCGACTACTATACTTGATTACAAAATCTCGGCTCCCATTATCATTGCTCCAACGGCTTTGCATAAGCTTGCAAACCCTGAAG GAGAGGTAGCCACAGCCAGAGCAGCAGCTTCATGTAACACCATAATGGTTTTATCCTTCACATCTAGCAGCACCATAGAGGAGGTTGCGGCCAGCTCCAATGCTGTTCGCTTCTATCAATTATAT GTATTCAAGAAACGAGATATAACAGCTACTCTAGTGCAGAGAGCTGAAAGGAATGGTTTTAAGGCTCTTGTCCTAACTGTTGATACTCCAAGACTTGGTAGAAGGGAGGCAGATATAAAGAACAA AATGATTACACCGCCGTTGAAGAATTTGGAAGGCCTCTTATCAACCAAAGTCAGCTCT GATACAGGTTCGAATTTTGAAGCTGATGCCAATGAGACCATGGATGCTTCTTTAAGTTGGAAG GATTTAGAATGGCTAAGATCTATTACAAACTTACCAATTTTGATCAAGGGGATACTTACTCGTGAAGATG CAATAAAAGCTGTGGAAGTAGGTGTTGCTGGGATTATTGTCTCCAATCACGGAGCTCGACAGTTAGATTATAGTCCTGCCACTATTTCTGCTCTGGAAGAG GTGGTTCATGCCGTTAAAGGAAGAGTTCCAATTCTTATGGATGGAGGAGTGCGGCGAGGAACAGATGTTTTCAAGGCATTGGCCCTCGGTGCACAAGCTGTACTT ATTGGAAGGCCTGTAGTCTACGGCCTTGCTGCAAAAGGGGAATATGGGGTGAGACGCGTCATCGAAATGCTGAAGGATGAGTTTGAGTTGACCATGGCCCTTACTGGCTGTCCTAGTGTGAAACATATTACCAGGAAGCATGTGAGAACTGAGCATGAGAGAATCCATTCGATGCTGTAA
- the LOC102611709 gene encoding peroxisomal (S)-2-hydroxyacid oxidase GLO4-like isoform X2, which translates to MAAEPVNLNEFQELARLALPKMYYDFYAGGAEDEHTLKENVEAFHRITFRPRILVDVSRIDLSTTILDYKISAPIIIAPTALHKLANPEGEVATARAAASCNTIMVLSFTSSSTIEEVAASSNAVRFYQLYVFKKRDITATLVQRAERNGFKALVLTVDTPRLGRREADIKNKMITPPLKNLEGLLSTKVSSDTGSNFEADANETMDASLSWKDLEWLRSITNLPILIKGILTREDAIKAVEVGVAGIIVSNHGARQLDYSPATISALEEVVHAVKGRVPILMDGGVRRGTDVFKALALGAQAVLIGRPVVYGLAAKGEYGVRRVIEMLKDEFELTMALTGCPSVKHITRKHVRTEHERIHSML; encoded by the exons ATGGCAGCTGAACCTGTTAATTTGAATGAGTTCCAAGAATTGGCAAGGCTGGCCCTTCCAAAAATGTATTATGATTTCTACGCTGGTGGAGCAGAAGATGAACATACCCTAAAAGAGAATGTGGAAGCCTTTCATAGAATTAC GTTTCGGCCAAGAATTCTTGTCGATGTCAGCAGAATAGATTTATCGACTACTATACTTGATTACAAAATCTCGGCTCCCATTATCATTGCTCCAACGGCTTTGCATAAGCTTGCAAACCCTGAAG GAGAGGTAGCCACAGCCAGAGCAGCAGCTTCATGTAACACCATAATGGTTTTATCCTTCACATCTAGCAGCACCATAGAGGAGGTTGCGGCCAGCTCCAATGCTGTTCGCTTCTATCAATTATAT GTATTCAAGAAACGAGATATAACAGCTACTCTAGTGCAGAGAGCTGAAAGGAATGGTTTTAAGGCTCTTGTCCTAACTGTTGATACTCCAAGACTTGGTAGAAGGGAGGCAGATATAAAGAACAA AATGATTACACCGCCGTTGAAGAATTTGGAAGGCCTCTTATCAACCAAAGTCAGCTCT GATACAGGTTCGAATTTTGAAGCTGATGCCAATGAGACCATGGATGCTTCTTTAAGTTGGAAG GATTTAGAATGGCTAAGATCTATTACAAACTTACCAATTTTGATCAAGGGGATACTTACTCGTGAAGATG CAATAAAAGCTGTGGAAGTAGGTGTTGCTGGGATTATTGTCTCCAATCACGGAGCTCGACAGTTAGATTATAGTCCTGCCACTATTTCTGCTCTGGAAGAG GTGGTTCATGCCGTTAAAGGAAGAGTTCCAATTCTTATGGATGGAGGAGTGCGGCGAGGAACAGATGTTTTCAAGGCATTGGCCCTCGGTGCACAAGCTGTACTT ATTGGAAGGCCTGTAGTCTACGGCCTTGCTGCAAAAGGGGAATATGGGGTGAGACGCGTCATCGAAATGCTGAAGGATGAGTTTGAGTTGACCATGGCCCTTACTGGCTGTCCTAGTGTGAAACATATTACCAGGAAGCATGTGAGAACTGAGCATGAGAGAATCCATTCGATGCTGTAA
- the LOC102611411 gene encoding zinc finger CCCH domain-containing protein 62-like isoform X1 produces MAAPESEQVIFIEEGDDEYSTDSGGSDLGYDSDLDPSYSPLEDTHATFSKLSIGKKSKSRIGKDLDVGVDEIEEKVIQKIIEAGQQEKLKVEQCKVYLRNNGLRLTGNKPTLIQRIKEHLEISNGGGERRYPISSFVLDCKGDACTGDVVMFEQNVYKMFNIAACSASGPPFGKRIVAGRIVKESYGAAKQQHTFTIEVLWSKGEKPLPPLRPLLIKGRNLYRLQTLRQRWEDEGERHKVLMEKHSRGFIARSNREIRIHGKEKRKLLKANRMSINQVPKSCQSQMNLIATEKVEILSQQQLALNMDSNQMKNGPQQLSVQPQKPSLSVDHRKVAAQPQLSADSKKAAKLLSQLLEQELAVMQNNCQTQVPQDPIVKLSSIREAPINRQRLKSINHHPPTCPPQEQSCMKQQLCPYYPKGRCYFGDNCKFLHEQRDNGDQRREYRWHHGLPRQFERREN; encoded by the exons ATGGCAGCTCCTGAGTCTGAGCAAGTAATATTCATCGAAGAAGGAGATGATGAATACAGCACCGACAGTGGAGGGTCCGACCTGGGCTATGATTCGGATTTAGACCCGAGTTACAGCCCTCTTGAGGACACCCATGCCACCTTCTCAAAGCTCTCAATTGGGAAAAAGTCCAAGTCTCg TATTGGCAAAGATTTGGATGTGGGTGTtgatgaaattgaagaaaaagtaaTCCAGAAGATCATTGaag CCGGGCAGCAAGAGAAATTGAAAGTGGAGCAATGTAAAGTTTATTTGAGGAACAATGGATTGAGATTGACGGGCAATAAACCCACACTTATTCAGCGTATAAAGGAGCATCTAGA AATCTCAAATGGTGGTGGAGAGAGAAGGTACCCAATCTCTAGCTTTGTTTTGGACTGTAAAG GTGACGCTTGCACAGGTGACGTTGTTATGTTTGAACAGAATGTTTACAAAAT GTTTAACATAGCAGCTTGTAGTGCAAGTGGTCCCCCATTTGGCAAAAGGATTGTTGCTGGCCGCATTGTGAAAGAAAGCTATGGAGCAGCCAAGCAACAACATACATTTACA ATAGAGGTACTTTGGAGCAAAGGGGAGAAGCCACTCCCTCCACTTCGTCCTCTCCTAATTAAAGGTCGAAACCTTTATCGTCTCCAGACCTTGAGACAG AGATGGGAAGACGAAGGGGAGAGACACAAGGTTTTGATGGAGAAGCACTCAAGGGGTTTTATTGCAAGGTCTAATAGAGAAATACGGATCCATGGAAAGGAAAAGAGGAAATTGCTGAAAGCAAATAG GATGTCCATAAATCAGGTTCCAAAAAGTTGCCAGTctcaaatgaatttaattgcAACAGAAAAAGTGGAGATTCTGTCTCAACAACAGCTAGCCTTAAATATGGACTCTAATCAAATGAAGAATGGACCTCAGCAGCTATCAGTTCAACCTCAAAAACCAAGCTTATCAGTCGATCATAGGAAGGTGGCAGCTCAACCTCAGCTTTCTGCTGATTCCAAAAAAGCAGCAAAGCTGCTTTCACAATTGCTAGAGCAGGAATTGGCAGTAATGCAGAATAATTGCCAGACACAGGTTCCTCAGGATCCTATTGTTAAGCTCAGCAGCATTAGGGAGGCTCCAATCAATAGACAGCGATTGAAAAGCATTAACCATCATCCTCCAACATGTCCACCTCAGGAGCAAAGCTGCATGAAACAACAGCTCTGCCCATATTATCCTAAGGGAAGATGCTATTTTGGAGACAACTGCAAATTCTTGCATGAACAGAGAGACAATGGTGATCAAAGACGCGAGTACAG
- the LOC102611709 gene encoding peroxisomal (S)-2-hydroxyacid oxidase GLO4-like isoform X3, with product MLLDFDSAPDSLLFQMAAEPVNLNEFQELARLALPKMYYDFYAGGAEDEHTLKENVEAFHRITFRPRILVDVSRIDLSTTILDYKISAPIIIAPTALHKLANPEGEVATARAAASCNTIMVLSFTSSSTIEEVAASSNAVRFYQLYVFKKRDITATLVQRAERNGFKALVLTVDTPRLGRREADIKNKMITPPLKNLEGLLSTKVSSDTGSNFEADANETMDASLSWKDLEWLRSITNLPILIKGILTREDAIKAVEVGVAGIIVSNHGARQLDYSPATISALEEVVHAVKGRVPILMDGGVRRGTDVFKALALGAQAVLLQYYFCSGPYLITKQMYVICYSRLEGL from the exons ATGCTTCTTGACTTTGACTCTGCCCCCGACTCACTGTT GTTTCAAATGGCAGCTGAACCTGTTAATTTGAATGAGTTCCAAGAATTGGCAAGGCTGGCCCTTCCAAAAATGTATTATGATTTCTACGCTGGTGGAGCAGAAGATGAACATACCCTAAAAGAGAATGTGGAAGCCTTTCATAGAATTAC GTTTCGGCCAAGAATTCTTGTCGATGTCAGCAGAATAGATTTATCGACTACTATACTTGATTACAAAATCTCGGCTCCCATTATCATTGCTCCAACGGCTTTGCATAAGCTTGCAAACCCTGAAG GAGAGGTAGCCACAGCCAGAGCAGCAGCTTCATGTAACACCATAATGGTTTTATCCTTCACATCTAGCAGCACCATAGAGGAGGTTGCGGCCAGCTCCAATGCTGTTCGCTTCTATCAATTATAT GTATTCAAGAAACGAGATATAACAGCTACTCTAGTGCAGAGAGCTGAAAGGAATGGTTTTAAGGCTCTTGTCCTAACTGTTGATACTCCAAGACTTGGTAGAAGGGAGGCAGATATAAAGAACAA AATGATTACACCGCCGTTGAAGAATTTGGAAGGCCTCTTATCAACCAAAGTCAGCTCT GATACAGGTTCGAATTTTGAAGCTGATGCCAATGAGACCATGGATGCTTCTTTAAGTTGGAAG GATTTAGAATGGCTAAGATCTATTACAAACTTACCAATTTTGATCAAGGGGATACTTACTCGTGAAGATG CAATAAAAGCTGTGGAAGTAGGTGTTGCTGGGATTATTGTCTCCAATCACGGAGCTCGACAGTTAGATTATAGTCCTGCCACTATTTCTGCTCTGGAAGAG GTGGTTCATGCCGTTAAAGGAAGAGTTCCAATTCTTATGGATGGAGGAGTGCGGCGAGGAACAGATGTTTTCAAGGCATTGGCCCTCGGTGCACAAGCTGTACTT CTGCAGTACTACTTTTGTTCGGGTCCTTATTTGATTACTAAACAAATGTATGTCATATGTTACTCCAGATTGGAAGGCCTGTAG
- the LOC102611411 gene encoding zinc finger CCCH domain-containing protein 62-like isoform X10 — MAAPESEQVIFIEEGDDEYSTDSGGSDLGYDSDLDPSYSPLEDTHATFSKLSIGKKSKSRIGKDLDVGVDEIEEKVIQKIIEAGQQEKLKVEQCKVYLRNNGLRLTGNKPTLIQQSQMVVEREGTQSLALFWTVKVTLAQVTLLCLNRMFTKSCSASGPPFGKRIVAGRIVKESYGAAKQQHTFTIEVLWSKGEKPLPPLRPLLIKGRNLYRLQTLRQRWEDEGERHKVLMEKHSRGFIARSNREIRIHGKEKRKLLKANRMSINQVPKSCQSQMNLIATEKVEILSQQQLALNMDSNQMKNGPQQLSVQPQKPSLSVDHRKVAAQPQLSADSKKAAKLLSQLLEQELAVMQNNCQTQVPQDPIVKLSSIREAPINRQRLKSINHHPPTCPPQEQSCMKQQLCPYYPKGRCYFGDNCKFLHEQRDNGDQRREYRWHHGLPRQFERREN, encoded by the exons ATGGCAGCTCCTGAGTCTGAGCAAGTAATATTCATCGAAGAAGGAGATGATGAATACAGCACCGACAGTGGAGGGTCCGACCTGGGCTATGATTCGGATTTAGACCCGAGTTACAGCCCTCTTGAGGACACCCATGCCACCTTCTCAAAGCTCTCAATTGGGAAAAAGTCCAAGTCTCg TATTGGCAAAGATTTGGATGTGGGTGTtgatgaaattgaagaaaaagtaaTCCAGAAGATCATTGaag CCGGGCAGCAAGAGAAATTGAAAGTGGAGCAATGTAAAGTTTATTTGAGGAACAATGGATTGAGATTGACGGGCAATAAACCCACACTTATTCAGC AATCTCAAATGGTGGTGGAGAGAGAAGGTACCCAATCTCTAGCTTTGTTTTGGACTGTAAAG GTGACGCTTGCACAGGTGACGTTGTTATGTTTGAACAGAATGTTTACAAAAT CTTGTAGTGCAAGTGGTCCCCCATTTGGCAAAAGGATTGTTGCTGGCCGCATTGTGAAAGAAAGCTATGGAGCAGCCAAGCAACAACATACATTTACA ATAGAGGTACTTTGGAGCAAAGGGGAGAAGCCACTCCCTCCACTTCGTCCTCTCCTAATTAAAGGTCGAAACCTTTATCGTCTCCAGACCTTGAGACAG AGATGGGAAGACGAAGGGGAGAGACACAAGGTTTTGATGGAGAAGCACTCAAGGGGTTTTATTGCAAGGTCTAATAGAGAAATACGGATCCATGGAAAGGAAAAGAGGAAATTGCTGAAAGCAAATAG GATGTCCATAAATCAGGTTCCAAAAAGTTGCCAGTctcaaatgaatttaattgcAACAGAAAAAGTGGAGATTCTGTCTCAACAACAGCTAGCCTTAAATATGGACTCTAATCAAATGAAGAATGGACCTCAGCAGCTATCAGTTCAACCTCAAAAACCAAGCTTATCAGTCGATCATAGGAAGGTGGCAGCTCAACCTCAGCTTTCTGCTGATTCCAAAAAAGCAGCAAAGCTGCTTTCACAATTGCTAGAGCAGGAATTGGCAGTAATGCAGAATAATTGCCAGACACAGGTTCCTCAGGATCCTATTGTTAAGCTCAGCAGCATTAGGGAGGCTCCAATCAATAGACAGCGATTGAAAAGCATTAACCATCATCCTCCAACATGTCCACCTCAGGAGCAAAGCTGCATGAAACAACAGCTCTGCCCATATTATCCTAAGGGAAGATGCTATTTTGGAGACAACTGCAAATTCTTGCATGAACAGAGAGACAATGGTGATCAAAGACGCGAGTACAG
- the LOC102611411 gene encoding zinc finger CCCH domain-containing protein 62-like isoform X11 gives MAAPESEQVIFIEEGDDEYSTDSGGSDLGYDSDLDPSYSPLEDTHATFSKLSIGKKSKSRIGKDLDVGVDEIEEKVIQKIIEAGQQEKLKVEQCKVYLRNNGLRLTGNKPTLIQQSQMVVEREGDACTGDVVMFEQNVYKMFNIAACSASGPPFGKRIVAGRIVKESYGAAKQQHTFTIEVLWSKGEKPLPPLRPLLIKGRNLYRLQTLRQRWEDEGERHKVLMEKHSRGFIARSNREIRIHGKEKRKLLKANRMSINQVPKSCQSQMNLIATEKVEILSQQQLALNMDSNQMKNGPQQLSVQPQKPSLSVDHRKVAAQPQLSADSKKAAKLLSQLLEQELAVMQNNCQTQVPQDPIVKLSSIREAPINRQRLKSINHHPPTCPPQEQSCMKQQLCPYYPKGRCYFGDNCKFLHEQRDNGDQRREYRWHHGLPRQFERREN, from the exons ATGGCAGCTCCTGAGTCTGAGCAAGTAATATTCATCGAAGAAGGAGATGATGAATACAGCACCGACAGTGGAGGGTCCGACCTGGGCTATGATTCGGATTTAGACCCGAGTTACAGCCCTCTTGAGGACACCCATGCCACCTTCTCAAAGCTCTCAATTGGGAAAAAGTCCAAGTCTCg TATTGGCAAAGATTTGGATGTGGGTGTtgatgaaattgaagaaaaagtaaTCCAGAAGATCATTGaag CCGGGCAGCAAGAGAAATTGAAAGTGGAGCAATGTAAAGTTTATTTGAGGAACAATGGATTGAGATTGACGGGCAATAAACCCACACTTATTCAGC AATCTCAAATGGTGGTGGAGAGAGAAG GTGACGCTTGCACAGGTGACGTTGTTATGTTTGAACAGAATGTTTACAAAAT GTTTAACATAGCAGCTTGTAGTGCAAGTGGTCCCCCATTTGGCAAAAGGATTGTTGCTGGCCGCATTGTGAAAGAAAGCTATGGAGCAGCCAAGCAACAACATACATTTACA ATAGAGGTACTTTGGAGCAAAGGGGAGAAGCCACTCCCTCCACTTCGTCCTCTCCTAATTAAAGGTCGAAACCTTTATCGTCTCCAGACCTTGAGACAG AGATGGGAAGACGAAGGGGAGAGACACAAGGTTTTGATGGAGAAGCACTCAAGGGGTTTTATTGCAAGGTCTAATAGAGAAATACGGATCCATGGAAAGGAAAAGAGGAAATTGCTGAAAGCAAATAG GATGTCCATAAATCAGGTTCCAAAAAGTTGCCAGTctcaaatgaatttaattgcAACAGAAAAAGTGGAGATTCTGTCTCAACAACAGCTAGCCTTAAATATGGACTCTAATCAAATGAAGAATGGACCTCAGCAGCTATCAGTTCAACCTCAAAAACCAAGCTTATCAGTCGATCATAGGAAGGTGGCAGCTCAACCTCAGCTTTCTGCTGATTCCAAAAAAGCAGCAAAGCTGCTTTCACAATTGCTAGAGCAGGAATTGGCAGTAATGCAGAATAATTGCCAGACACAGGTTCCTCAGGATCCTATTGTTAAGCTCAGCAGCATTAGGGAGGCTCCAATCAATAGACAGCGATTGAAAAGCATTAACCATCATCCTCCAACATGTCCACCTCAGGAGCAAAGCTGCATGAAACAACAGCTCTGCCCATATTATCCTAAGGGAAGATGCTATTTTGGAGACAACTGCAAATTCTTGCATGAACAGAGAGACAATGGTGATCAAAGACGCGAGTACAG
- the LOC102611411 gene encoding zinc finger CCCH domain-containing protein 62-like isoform X2 has product MAAPESEQVIFIEEGDDEYSTDSGGSDLGYDSDLDPSYSPLEDTHATFSKLSIGKKSKSRIGKDLDVGVDEIEEKVIQKIIEAGQQEKLKVEQCKVYLRNNGLRLTGNKPTLIQRIKEHLEISNGGGERRYPISSFVLDCKGDACTGDVVMFEQNVYKMFNIAACSASGPPFGKRIVAGRIVKESYGAAKQQHTFTIEVLWSKGEKPLPPLRPLLIKGRNLYRLQTLRQRWEDEGERHKVLMEKHSRGFIARSNREIRIHGKEKRKLLKANRMSINQVPKSCQSQMNLIATEKVEILSQQQLALNMDSNQMKNGPQQLSVQPQKPSLSVDHRKVAAQPQLSADSKKAAKLLSQLLEQELAVMQNNCQTQVPQDPIVKLSSIREAPINRQRLKSINHHPPTCPPQEQSCMKQQLCPYYPKGRCYFGDNCKFLHEQRDNGDQRREYRWYDGLPRQFERRGN; this is encoded by the exons ATGGCAGCTCCTGAGTCTGAGCAAGTAATATTCATCGAAGAAGGAGATGATGAATACAGCACCGACAGTGGAGGGTCCGACCTGGGCTATGATTCGGATTTAGACCCGAGTTACAGCCCTCTTGAGGACACCCATGCCACCTTCTCAAAGCTCTCAATTGGGAAAAAGTCCAAGTCTCg TATTGGCAAAGATTTGGATGTGGGTGTtgatgaaattgaagaaaaagtaaTCCAGAAGATCATTGaag CCGGGCAGCAAGAGAAATTGAAAGTGGAGCAATGTAAAGTTTATTTGAGGAACAATGGATTGAGATTGACGGGCAATAAACCCACACTTATTCAGCGTATAAAGGAGCATCTAGA AATCTCAAATGGTGGTGGAGAGAGAAGGTACCCAATCTCTAGCTTTGTTTTGGACTGTAAAG GTGACGCTTGCACAGGTGACGTTGTTATGTTTGAACAGAATGTTTACAAAAT GTTTAACATAGCAGCTTGTAGTGCAAGTGGTCCCCCATTTGGCAAAAGGATTGTTGCTGGCCGCATTGTGAAAGAAAGCTATGGAGCAGCCAAGCAACAACATACATTTACA ATAGAGGTACTTTGGAGCAAAGGGGAGAAGCCACTCCCTCCACTTCGTCCTCTCCTAATTAAAGGTCGAAACCTTTATCGTCTCCAGACCTTGAGACAG AGATGGGAAGACGAAGGGGAGAGACACAAGGTTTTGATGGAGAAGCACTCAAGGGGTTTTATTGCAAGGTCTAATAGAGAAATACGGATCCATGGAAAGGAAAAGAGGAAATTGCTGAAAGCAAATAG GATGTCCATAAATCAGGTTCCAAAAAGTTGCCAGTctcaaatgaatttaattgcAACAGAAAAAGTGGAGATTCTGTCTCAACAACAGCTAGCCTTAAATATGGACTCTAATCAAATGAAGAATGGACCTCAGCAGCTATCAGTTCAACCTCAAAAACCAAGCTTATCAGTCGATCATAGGAAGGTGGCAGCTCAACCTCAGCTTTCTGCTGATTCCAAAAAAGCAGCAAAGCTGCTTTCACAATTGCTAGAGCAGGAATTGGCAGTAATGCAGAATAATTGCCAGACACAGGTTCCTCAGGATCCTATTGTTAAGCTCAGCAGCATTAGGGAGGCTCCAATCAATAGACAGCGATTGAAAAGCATTAACCATCATCCTCCAACATGTCCACCTCAGGAGCAAAGCTGCATGAAACAACAGCTCTGCCCATATTATCCTAAGGGAAGATGCTATTTTGGAGACAACTGCAAATTCTTGCATGAACAGAGAGACAATGGTGATCAAAGACGCGAGTACAGGTGGTATGACGGGCTGCCTAGACAGTTTGAAAGGCGTGGAAACTGA